The following are encoded in a window of Bradyrhizobium sp. WBOS07 genomic DNA:
- a CDS encoding caspase family protein: MRRLGLIAMALAFCLAGESARAEKRVALVFGNSGYQNVTALTNPANDAAAMAEMFRKASFDVIDSRRDLKYMEMRRALRDFTEKARGADIAVIYFAGHGLEVDGTNYAVPVDAVLERDSDVDDEAVSLNRILLAVEPAAKLRLVILDACRDNPFAKKMKRTIASRSLGRGLIGVEANRPNTFIAFAAKEGATASDGDGRNSPFTTALVKHLTIPGLDIRKAFGFVRDDVMSATASQQEPYTTNSLGGNDVSLVPAPAVPALPARPADTDVRADYELAERVGTVEGWDSFIAAHPSGFYANLAKAQRNKLTAETERAAAAEKARQAADERARLAVEGAKAADQAKAEAEVKATEQARIAAEKKKQVEEAKLAAEQNRLAEQAKAAEIKKAAELQREAEAEAKKASAAKLAATNEAPQQPDTPTPGSAQPTGRIAMVTPTPEPQASRAIPSDLPRLLQAELKRVGCKTGEVGNEWNDQARRALSLFNQKAGTKLDTRLASLDALDAVQAKAGRVCPLECDRGFRASGEVCVKITCEAGYVLSAGGSCVKRPEATRERRSPSSASRGKCFVYQGTSFCE; the protein is encoded by the coding sequence ATGCGCCGGCTGGGGCTGATCGCTATGGCACTCGCGTTTTGCTTGGCGGGCGAAAGCGCGCGCGCCGAGAAACGCGTGGCATTGGTTTTCGGCAATTCTGGCTATCAGAACGTCACCGCGCTGACCAATCCCGCGAACGACGCGGCCGCCATGGCCGAGATGTTCCGCAAGGCTTCCTTTGACGTCATCGATTCGCGTCGCGACCTCAAATACATGGAGATGCGCCGGGCGCTGCGCGACTTCACCGAGAAGGCGCGCGGGGCCGACATTGCCGTCATCTATTTCGCCGGCCATGGCCTCGAGGTCGACGGCACCAATTACGCGGTCCCGGTGGACGCGGTGCTGGAGCGCGATTCCGACGTCGATGACGAGGCGGTGTCGCTCAATCGCATCCTGCTTGCGGTCGAGCCGGCCGCGAAGCTGCGCCTTGTCATTCTGGATGCCTGCCGCGACAATCCCTTTGCGAAGAAGATGAAGCGCACGATTGCGTCGCGCTCGCTCGGGCGAGGGCTGATAGGCGTAGAAGCCAACAGGCCCAATACGTTCATTGCCTTTGCCGCCAAGGAGGGAGCAACGGCGTCGGACGGTGACGGCCGCAACAGCCCGTTCACCACGGCGCTGGTCAAGCATCTGACCATCCCCGGCCTCGACATCCGCAAGGCCTTCGGTTTCGTCCGCGATGACGTGATGAGCGCCACGGCAAGCCAGCAGGAGCCCTATACGACCAATTCGCTCGGCGGCAATGACGTCTCTCTGGTTCCGGCGCCTGCGGTCCCGGCACTGCCCGCCCGCCCGGCGGATACGGATGTCCGCGCCGATTATGAGCTGGCCGAACGTGTCGGGACGGTCGAGGGGTGGGATTCCTTTATCGCCGCGCATCCGTCCGGCTTTTACGCCAATCTCGCGAAGGCGCAGCGCAACAAGCTCACGGCGGAGACCGAGCGCGCGGCTGCCGCCGAGAAGGCGCGCCAAGCCGCGGATGAGCGTGCACGGCTCGCGGTCGAGGGTGCCAAAGCGGCGGATCAGGCGAAGGCCGAAGCCGAGGTGAAGGCAACCGAGCAAGCCCGGATAGCGGCCGAGAAGAAGAAGCAGGTAGAGGAGGCCAAGCTGGCCGCCGAGCAGAACCGGCTGGCCGAACAGGCCAAAGCTGCGGAGATTAAAAAAGCCGCCGAGTTGCAACGGGAGGCCGAAGCAGAGGCGAAGAAGGCGAGCGCCGCCAAGCTCGCCGCCACGAACGAGGCGCCGCAGCAGCCGGATACACCCACGCCTGGATCGGCCCAGCCCACCGGCCGGATCGCGATGGTCACGCCTACACCGGAACCGCAGGCGAGTCGCGCGATTCCCTCCGATCTTCCTCGCCTGCTCCAGGCCGAGCTCAAGCGGGTCGGCTGCAAGACCGGCGAAGTCGGCAATGAGTGGAACGACCAGGCCCGCCGGGCCCTCTCGCTATTCAACCAGAAGGCCGGTACGAAGCTCGACACCAGACTTGCGAGTCTGGATGCGCTGGATGCGGTGCAGGCCAAGGCCGGCCGGGTCTGCCCGCTCGAATGCGACCGGGGCTTCCGCGCCAGCGGAGAGGTCTGCGTCAAAATCACCTGCGAGGCGGGCTACGTCCTGAGCGCGGGCGGCAGTTGCGTCAAACGTCCCGAAGCGACGCGCGAGCGGCGCTCACCTTCCTCCGCATCCCGCGGCAAGTGCTTCGTCTATCAGGGGACGTCGTTCTGCGAATAG
- a CDS encoding MATE family efflux transporter, translating into MTIDAPVDAVPPRGPVASSITSLLTAPILPTLLRLAVPNMIAMVGSTLVAIAETSYIGRLGTIPLAAIALVFPFAMLTQMMSAGAMGGGVSSAISRALGAGDRDRAATLALHAAIIGLCGGLFFTVMMLGFGRWFFTLLGGRDRVLEEASGYSQVLFSGAVAIWLVNTLASVIRGTGDMRLPSMTLIGASVLQVVLGGTLGLGLFGVTQFGMPGVASGQLIAFSCAAVFLLWYLWSGHSRLQLDFRAFRFERAMFLDILKVGAVACLSPLQTVLTILIFTKILATFGTEVLAGYGIGSRLEFLLIPITFAFGIASVPMVGLAIGAGHLKRARHVAWTAAAASGLTVGLIGLVVALDPALWVALFTQDPGVTAAAHSYFHWAGPAFVFFGIGVSLYFSSQGAARVGGPVLASTARLLIVAIGGIGLMIAQAPAWTLFALVGGAMVVFGLSTAASVAFVRWGK; encoded by the coding sequence ATGACGATCGACGCCCCCGTAGACGCCGTCCCGCCGCGGGGACCGGTCGCCTCCTCCATTACGAGCCTGCTGACGGCGCCGATCCTGCCGACGCTGCTCCGCCTCGCGGTCCCCAACATGATCGCGATGGTCGGCAGCACGCTGGTCGCGATCGCCGAGACCTCGTATATCGGCCGGCTGGGCACCATCCCGCTCGCCGCGATCGCGCTGGTGTTTCCGTTCGCGATGCTGACGCAGATGATGAGCGCGGGCGCGATGGGCGGCGGGGTATCGTCCGCGATCAGCCGCGCCCTCGGCGCCGGCGATCGTGACCGCGCCGCGACGCTGGCGCTGCATGCGGCCATCATCGGCCTCTGCGGCGGGCTGTTCTTCACGGTGATGATGCTCGGCTTCGGCCGCTGGTTCTTCACCCTGCTCGGCGGCCGCGACCGCGTCCTGGAGGAAGCCAGCGGCTATTCGCAGGTGCTGTTCTCCGGCGCGGTCGCGATCTGGCTCGTCAACACGCTGGCCTCGGTGATCCGCGGCACCGGCGACATGCGCCTGCCCTCGATGACGCTGATCGGCGCGAGCGTGCTCCAGGTCGTGCTCGGGGGCACGCTGGGTCTCGGCCTGTTCGGCGTGACGCAATTCGGCATGCCGGGTGTCGCCAGCGGCCAGTTGATCGCGTTCAGCTGCGCGGCGGTCTTCCTGCTCTGGTATCTGTGGTCCGGGCACAGCCGGCTGCAGCTCGACTTCCGCGCCTTCCGTTTCGAGCGCGCGATGTTCCTGGACATTCTCAAGGTCGGCGCGGTGGCCTGCCTGTCGCCGCTCCAGACCGTGCTCACGATCCTGATCTTCACCAAGATCCTGGCGACCTTCGGCACCGAGGTGCTGGCCGGTTACGGCATCGGCTCGCGGTTGGAATTCCTGCTGATCCCGATCACCTTCGCCTTCGGCATCGCCTCGGTGCCGATGGTCGGGCTGGCGATAGGCGCCGGACATTTGAAGCGGGCGCGGCATGTCGCCTGGACCGCGGCGGCGGCCTCCGGACTCACGGTCGGCCTGATCGGGCTCGTCGTCGCGCTCGATCCCGCGCTCTGGGTCGCGCTCTTTACGCAAGACCCCGGCGTCACTGCCGCGGCGCACAGCTATTTCCACTGGGCCGGTCCGGCCTTCGTGTTCTTCGGCATAGGCGTGTCGCTCTACTTCTCGTCACAAGGCGCGGCCCGCGTCGGCGGACCGGTGCTCGCCTCCACCGCACGACTTCTGATCGTCGCGATCGGCGGCATCGGCCTCATGATTGCGCAGGCGCCGGCCTGGACCTTGTTCGCGCTGGTCGGCGGGGCCATGGTCGTGTTCGGCCTGTCGACGGCGGCCTCGGTCGCGTTTGTGCGCTGGGGCAAATGA
- a CDS encoding GNAT family N-acetyltransferase — translation MSIEIDILNGDASWPIAEPLHQAVWGPHTIADKPWAQVKWANADLRVLIETPEDGLVCHVGIYFRTVTWNGQKVHIGGIGGVCTREDRRGRGYATVAIDAAVHTMRANEAVRFALLFCEPHNVSFYETRSWLPLKGEVYCEQPEGRIRFTHMAPYVFNIVRAPTLGTIDLCGLPW, via the coding sequence ATGAGCATTGAGATCGACATTCTGAACGGCGACGCCTCGTGGCCGATTGCGGAGCCATTGCATCAGGCGGTTTGGGGACCACATACGATCGCGGACAAGCCCTGGGCTCAGGTCAAATGGGCCAATGCCGATCTGCGCGTCCTGATCGAGACCCCCGAGGACGGCCTGGTCTGCCATGTCGGCATCTACTTCCGCACCGTCACCTGGAATGGGCAGAAGGTCCATATCGGCGGCATCGGCGGGGTCTGCACCCGCGAGGACCGGCGCGGCCGCGGCTATGCGACCGTGGCGATCGACGCGGCGGTCCACACCATGCGCGCCAACGAGGCCGTTCGCTTCGCGCTGCTGTTCTGCGAGCCCCACAATGTCTCGTTCTACGAGACCCGGAGCTGGCTGCCCCTCAAGGGTGAGGTCTATTGCGAACAGCCGGAGGGGCGGATCCGCTTCACCCACATGGCGCCCTACGTCTTCAACATCGTCCGCGCCCCGACGCTGGGCACCATCGACCTATGCGGCCTGCCGTGGTGA
- a CDS encoding superoxide dismutase has protein sequence MTFTLPPLPYAYDALGQYMSKETLEFHHDKHHQAYVTNGNNALKGTEWEGKSLEEIVKGSFGKNPAVFNNAGQHYNHIHFWSWMKPNGGGTKLPGKLEKKINEDLGGFEKFKTDFQAAGVGQFGSGWCWLQVKNGKLEISKTPNGENPLVHGATPILGCDVWEHSYYIDYRNRRPDYLKAFVENLVNWEYVESLFEKA, from the coding sequence ATGACCTTTACGCTGCCCCCACTCCCTTACGCCTATGACGCCCTCGGCCAGTACATGTCGAAGGAGACGCTGGAATTCCACCACGACAAGCATCATCAGGCCTACGTCACCAACGGCAACAACGCGCTCAAGGGGACCGAATGGGAAGGCAAGTCCCTTGAGGAGATCGTCAAGGGCTCGTTCGGCAAGAACCCCGCGGTGTTCAACAACGCCGGCCAGCACTACAACCACATCCACTTCTGGAGCTGGATGAAGCCCAATGGCGGCGGCACCAAGCTGCCGGGCAAGCTCGAGAAGAAGATCAACGAGGATCTCGGCGGCTTCGAGAAGTTCAAGACAGACTTCCAGGCGGCCGGCGTCGGCCAGTTCGGCTCCGGCTGGTGCTGGCTCCAGGTCAAGAACGGCAAGCTCGAGATCTCCAAGACCCCGAACGGCGAGAATCCGCTGGTGCACGGCGCCACCCCGATCCTCGGCTGCGACGTCTGGGAGCATTCCTACTACATCGACTATCGCAACCGCCGCCCCGATTATCTCAAGGC
- a CDS encoding DUF3095 domain-containing protein: MTPGESFYGGIPVFRGFTSLMDPALYAPLPDDWSIGVADIVDSTKAIAARRYKAVNMAGAAVIAAVTNALEGREFPFVFGGDGASFAVAPGDLDAAREALAATATWVREDLDLRMRVALVPVSAIRAQGLDVRVARFGPSANLSYAMFSGGGLAFADAAMKRGEFAVAEAPPGTQPDLSGLSCRFEMMPASRGLILSVLVMPARGADPHAFRKVIEDVIHLVERSPDGARPVPPQGPPLKWPPQGVDYEARTRRGGPLLARRASVLAYTLFAYLIMRFDIKVGGFVPGLYKRQVVENSDFRKYDDGLRMILDCTPQLERALSDRLAAAAREGIVRYGLHQQDAAMMTCFAPSALRSDHVHFIDGARGGYASAATALKAMTA, from the coding sequence ATGACCCCAGGCGAATCCTTCTATGGCGGCATTCCGGTCTTCCGCGGCTTCACCAGCCTGATGGACCCTGCGCTCTATGCGCCGCTTCCGGACGATTGGAGCATCGGCGTTGCCGATATCGTCGATTCCACCAAGGCGATCGCGGCGCGGCGCTACAAGGCGGTCAACATGGCCGGTGCGGCGGTGATCGCGGCGGTGACGAACGCCTTGGAGGGACGCGAATTCCCCTTCGTGTTCGGCGGCGACGGCGCGAGCTTTGCGGTTGCGCCCGGCGATCTCGATGCGGCGCGCGAGGCGCTCGCCGCGACCGCCACCTGGGTGCGGGAGGACCTCGACCTGAGGATGCGGGTCGCGCTGGTGCCGGTAAGCGCCATCCGCGCGCAGGGCCTCGACGTGCGTGTCGCGCGCTTCGGTCCGTCGGCGAACCTGTCCTATGCGATGTTCTCCGGCGGCGGCCTCGCCTTTGCCGACGCGGCGATGAAGCGTGGCGAGTTTGCGGTCGCCGAGGCCCCGCCGGGCACGCAGCCCGACCTGTCCGGACTGTCCTGCCGCTTCGAGATGATGCCGGCCTCGCGCGGGCTGATCCTGTCGGTGCTGGTGATGCCGGCGCGCGGCGCCGATCCGCATGCCTTCCGCAAGGTGATCGAGGACGTCATCCATCTCGTCGAGCGCAGCCCGGACGGCGCCCGTCCGGTGCCGCCGCAGGGACCGCCGCTGAAATGGCCGCCGCAGGGGGTGGACTACGAAGCCCGCACCAGGCGCGGCGGCCCGCTGCTGGCCCGCCGAGCCAGCGTGCTGGCCTATACGCTCTTCGCCTATCTGATCATGCGCTTCGACATCAAGGTCGGCGGCTTCGTGCCCGGCCTCTACAAGCGGCAGGTCGTCGAGAACTCGGACTTCAGGAAGTATGACGACGGCCTGCGCATGATTCTCGACTGCACCCCGCAGCTCGAGCGCGCGCTGAGCGATCGCCTTGCGGCCGCAGCGCGCGAGGGCATCGTGCGCTACGGCCTGCATCAGCAGGACGCCGCCATGATGACCTGCTTCGCGCCCTCGGCGCTGCGGAGCGATCACGTCCACTTCATCGACGGCGCCCGGGGCGGCTATGCCTCGGCAGCGACGGCGCTGAAGGCGATGACGGCGTAG